A stretch of Candidatus Vicinibacter affinis DNA encodes these proteins:
- a CDS encoding rhodanese-like domain-containing protein encodes MRIQILLGIIFTISNICAQGNASAQGSKVKNNSYDRLLNTLLKHSVPEINATELVTRMDEFILLDTRELREYEISHLRGARWVGYYNFKIQKIIDLNKDCPIVCYCSVGYRSEKICEQLKANGFNDVSNLYGSIFEWANLGYPLYGSDGKLTNYIHGFSKLWGRYMNNKSYVKVYK; translated from the coding sequence ATGAGAATTCAAATATTATTAGGTATTATTTTTACAATATCAAACATTTGTGCTCAGGGCAATGCTTCAGCACAAGGATCAAAAGTTAAGAACAATTCTTATGATAGGTTATTAAATACATTATTAAAACATTCTGTTCCTGAAATAAATGCAACAGAATTGGTTACTCGAATGGATGAATTTATTTTACTTGATACAAGGGAATTAAGAGAGTATGAAATTAGTCATTTAAGGGGTGCAAGGTGGGTAGGTTATTACAACTTTAAAATTCAAAAAATAATTGACCTTAATAAAGATTGTCCAATCGTTTGTTATTGTTCAGTTGGATATCGTAGTGAGAAAATCTGTGAACAACTTAAAGCAAATGGATTTAATGATGTTTCAAATTTATATGGCAGTATTTTTGAGTGGGCAAATTTGGGGTATCCATTGTATGGCAGTGATGGAAAATTGACAAATTACATACATGGATTCTCAAAACTGTGGGGACGTTATATGAATAATAAATCTTATGTAAAAGTGTACAAATAG